A part of Aegilops tauschii subsp. strangulata cultivar AL8/78 chromosome 2, Aet v6.0, whole genome shotgun sequence genomic DNA contains:
- the LOC109742269 gene encoding uncharacterized protein isoform X2 encodes MSSPSLPLSDPWRDPLPCTRSAGRTRAQPSSTTRPTRPIAATSPGCSPPRRGGAVTPRASLVAARTAMEEAVYEVVLRQAALVEDLQGRGAAREAEAGRRRWRDEQLEQKGNVELGIQFGEIHGYLPFRVRFIPFEMSCTDDGVFATHTFYPKDPCVKAVASSRLLEGSWPSSRLGAVSSLDSTRRGPGLLTPRATRVIDADYHNELCAVLFNHSEADFTVKLGDCIAQMIVQVIATPEVTEVEGLNATARREGGFVSNGV; translated from the exons ATGTCGTCCCCGTCTCTTCCCCTCTCCGATCCATGGCGGGATCCTCTGCCGTGTACACGTTCTGCAGGCCGCACGCGCGCGCAGCCTTCCTCCACCACCCGGCCGACCAGGCCCATCGCGGCGACCAGCCCGGGCTGCTCCCCGCCACGGCGGGGTGGCGCGGTGACCCCGAGGGCGAGCCTAGTGGCGGCGCGGACGGCGATGGAGGAGGCGGTGTACGAGGTGGTGCTGCGGCAGGCCGCGCTGGTGGAGGATCTGCAGGGGCGCGGGGCGGCACGGGAGGCTGAGGCGGGCAGGCGTCGGTGGCGGGATGAGCAGCTGGAGCAGAAGGGCAATGTCGAGCTCGGCATACAG TTTGGAGAAATTCATGGTTATTTACCGTTTCGAGTTAGATTTATTCCATTTGAAATGAG CTGTACTGATGATGGTGTGTTTGCTACTCACACATTTTATCCAAAGGATCCTTGTGTCAAAGCGGTGGCCAGTTCTAGGTTGCTG GAGGGGAGCTGGCCTTCTTCACGTCTCGGGGCAGTGTCTTCCTTGGATTCAACAAGGAGGGGACCCGGCCTTCTCACGCCTCGTGCAACAA GGGTGATTGACGCGGACTATCACAACGAGCTATGTGCCGTGCTCTTCAACCACTCGGAGGCGGACTTCACCGTGAAGCTTGGAGACTGCATCGCGCAGATGATCGTCCAGGTGATTGCGACGCCAGAGGTCACCGAGGTGGAGGGCCTCAATGCCACTGCCCGGAGGGAGGGAGGGTTCGTGTCCAACGGCGTTTGA
- the LOC109742269 gene encoding uncharacterized protein isoform X1, with the protein MSSPSLPLSDPWRDPLPCTRSAGRTRAQPSSTTRPTRPIAATSPGCSPPRRGGAVTPRASLVAARTAMEEAVYEVVLRQAALVEDLQGRGAAREAEAGRRRWRDEQLEQKGNVELGIQFGEIHGYLPFRVRFIPFEMSCTDDGVFATHTFYPKDPCVKAVASSRLLKEGSWPSSRLGAVSSLDSTRRGPGLLTPRATRVIDADYHNELCAVLFNHSEADFTVKLGDCIAQMIVQVIATPEVTEVEGLNATARREGGFVSNGV; encoded by the exons ATGTCGTCCCCGTCTCTTCCCCTCTCCGATCCATGGCGGGATCCTCTGCCGTGTACACGTTCTGCAGGCCGCACGCGCGCGCAGCCTTCCTCCACCACCCGGCCGACCAGGCCCATCGCGGCGACCAGCCCGGGCTGCTCCCCGCCACGGCGGGGTGGCGCGGTGACCCCGAGGGCGAGCCTAGTGGCGGCGCGGACGGCGATGGAGGAGGCGGTGTACGAGGTGGTGCTGCGGCAGGCCGCGCTGGTGGAGGATCTGCAGGGGCGCGGGGCGGCACGGGAGGCTGAGGCGGGCAGGCGTCGGTGGCGGGATGAGCAGCTGGAGCAGAAGGGCAATGTCGAGCTCGGCATACAG TTTGGAGAAATTCATGGTTATTTACCGTTTCGAGTTAGATTTATTCCATTTGAAATGAG CTGTACTGATGATGGTGTGTTTGCTACTCACACATTTTATCCAAAGGATCCTTGTGTCAAAGCGGTGGCCAGTTCTAGGTTGCTG AAGGAGGGGAGCTGGCCTTCTTCACGTCTCGGGGCAGTGTCTTCCTTGGATTCAACAAGGAGGGGACCCGGCCTTCTCACGCCTCGTGCAACAA GGGTGATTGACGCGGACTATCACAACGAGCTATGTGCCGTGCTCTTCAACCACTCGGAGGCGGACTTCACCGTGAAGCTTGGAGACTGCATCGCGCAGATGATCGTCCAGGTGATTGCGACGCCAGAGGTCACCGAGGTGGAGGGCCTCAATGCCACTGCCCGGAGGGAGGGAGGGTTCGTGTCCAACGGCGTTTGA
- the LOC109742269 gene encoding uncharacterized protein isoform X3, giving the protein MSSPSLPLSDPWRDPLPCTRSAGRTRAQPSSTTRPTRPIAATSPGCSPPRRGGAVTPRASLVAARTAMEEAVYEVVLRQAALVEDLQGRGAAREAEAGRRRWRDEQLEQKGNVELGIQKEGSWPSSRLGAVSSLDSTRRGPGLLTPRATRVIDADYHNELCAVLFNHSEADFTVKLGDCIAQMIVQVIATPEVTEVEGLNATARREGGFVSNGV; this is encoded by the exons ATGTCGTCCCCGTCTCTTCCCCTCTCCGATCCATGGCGGGATCCTCTGCCGTGTACACGTTCTGCAGGCCGCACGCGCGCGCAGCCTTCCTCCACCACCCGGCCGACCAGGCCCATCGCGGCGACCAGCCCGGGCTGCTCCCCGCCACGGCGGGGTGGCGCGGTGACCCCGAGGGCGAGCCTAGTGGCGGCGCGGACGGCGATGGAGGAGGCGGTGTACGAGGTGGTGCTGCGGCAGGCCGCGCTGGTGGAGGATCTGCAGGGGCGCGGGGCGGCACGGGAGGCTGAGGCGGGCAGGCGTCGGTGGCGGGATGAGCAGCTGGAGCAGAAGGGCAATGTCGAGCTCGGCATACAG AAGGAGGGGAGCTGGCCTTCTTCACGTCTCGGGGCAGTGTCTTCCTTGGATTCAACAAGGAGGGGACCCGGCCTTCTCACGCCTCGTGCAACAA GGGTGATTGACGCGGACTATCACAACGAGCTATGTGCCGTGCTCTTCAACCACTCGGAGGCGGACTTCACCGTGAAGCTTGGAGACTGCATCGCGCAGATGATCGTCCAGGTGATTGCGACGCCAGAGGTCACCGAGGTGGAGGGCCTCAATGCCACTGCCCGGAGGGAGGGAGGGTTCGTGTCCAACGGCGTTTGA
- the LOC109742269 gene encoding uncharacterized protein isoform X4: MSSPSLPLSDPWRDPLPCTRSAGRTRAQPSSTTRPTRPIAATSPGCSPPRRGGAVTPRASLVAARTAMEEAVYEVVLRQAALVEDLQGRGAAREAEAGRRRWRDEQLEQKGNVELGIQEGSWPSSRLGAVSSLDSTRRGPGLLTPRATRVIDADYHNELCAVLFNHSEADFTVKLGDCIAQMIVQVIATPEVTEVEGLNATARREGGFVSNGV, from the exons ATGTCGTCCCCGTCTCTTCCCCTCTCCGATCCATGGCGGGATCCTCTGCCGTGTACACGTTCTGCAGGCCGCACGCGCGCGCAGCCTTCCTCCACCACCCGGCCGACCAGGCCCATCGCGGCGACCAGCCCGGGCTGCTCCCCGCCACGGCGGGGTGGCGCGGTGACCCCGAGGGCGAGCCTAGTGGCGGCGCGGACGGCGATGGAGGAGGCGGTGTACGAGGTGGTGCTGCGGCAGGCCGCGCTGGTGGAGGATCTGCAGGGGCGCGGGGCGGCACGGGAGGCTGAGGCGGGCAGGCGTCGGTGGCGGGATGAGCAGCTGGAGCAGAAGGGCAATGTCGAGCTCGGCATACAG GAGGGGAGCTGGCCTTCTTCACGTCTCGGGGCAGTGTCTTCCTTGGATTCAACAAGGAGGGGACCCGGCCTTCTCACGCCTCGTGCAACAA GGGTGATTGACGCGGACTATCACAACGAGCTATGTGCCGTGCTCTTCAACCACTCGGAGGCGGACTTCACCGTGAAGCTTGGAGACTGCATCGCGCAGATGATCGTCCAGGTGATTGCGACGCCAGAGGTCACCGAGGTGGAGGGCCTCAATGCCACTGCCCGGAGGGAGGGAGGGTTCGTGTCCAACGGCGTTTGA